DNA sequence from the Vicia villosa cultivar HV-30 ecotype Madison, WI linkage group LG3, Vvil1.0, whole genome shotgun sequence genome:
CTGCGAACATCCAAAAAAACAGTCATGAACTCCTTGAAGGAATTCCATGGCACGATCTTGATTTTGCTGATCAAGAATACTTTTAGCATTACCACATATACAAGGATTGACAGAAGCAATAGAATTGAGTTCATCCCAAAGAGATTTGAGTTGAGTGAAATAAAGAGAGACAAACATGCCTTCTGTTTTGAGGGCGGAAATTGAATGTTTCAGTAGATATATTTTAGGAGCATTTGATTGAGAGAATAAATCTTTTAGATCGGACTAGATTTGTGCTGCAGTTTCAGCGTACAAAATGCTGAGACGAATCTCGCTTGAAACCGAGTTAAGAATCCAACTTGCAACAAGATCTTTGCAACGTTGCCATTTAGGAATGTCTTTTTTCTTCTTCGGACTGGTAAGTGGCTCTTCAACAAAACCTAACTTATTTTTAGCACGAAGTGCCATTGTTACTGCACGACTCCATGAACCATAGTTATCACCAATAAGTAAAGGGGTAACAAGGACAATTGAAGAATTATCTGAATGGTGAATAACATAAGGATCTGTGTTTGGCTTTGTTGTGGAGTGATCAGTGATGGGCGGATTTTCAGGCATCGTGACAGATGAAAACAAGGGTgttgatgaagaagaaaaaaataaagcgAGAGATATTAACCAGAAAAATATTGATACCATATAAAAAATATGTTGTAAAGTAGGAATAATTGTTGTGTACATTTCATGTGATATACACAAATTATATAAACTAAAAATGGATACAAGGATATATGCATTGAAACATAATAAAAacctattaatataattaataacaaGTTTGATATGAAGAGATACAATTGACGAGCTTTGTCTGGTGTATTTTTAGTATTCATTAAttgtataaattaaatattttagtacgaaagaaattgaagaagaaatgtaagaatgtatgcatgttattattttaaaataaaatatttaatttattttaaatttaattttttatttaattgggaTTTCATAGTGGTATTATTTCCTTTCTTTGACGCTGAATCGGAGCAACATATTTTCTTTGATTGTAACTTTGCATTGAAGCTTTGGACTTGGCTCTCTTCCATGCTCAACCTCTCTTTCACGATTCTTGGATGGGATGATATCTGGAGGACTTTAGACAAAGACGGCCCTGTCCAATGCAGAGTGATTACGCTTACGGCTGTCTTTTCGTTACTGCACATGATTTGGTTCGCCCGCAATAAGGCCAGGTTTTATGATCTTATTCTCACGACTTGTTCTTGTATTTCGGTGATTAAAAATTCTGTGCTAGTTGCTGGTAATCATGTCTCTACATTAAGAGATTTAAGGTGACAATTCGGCCGCCGAGAGCTCCGAATATTAAGGAGGTCTTATGGCAGCCCCCGCCGTTGAATTGGGTTAAATTAAACTGTGATGGTGCTTCTCGTTCTCCTTCGGAACTTTCGGCTTGCGGCGGTCTTGCTAGAGACAATGGTGGGTGTTTTCTAGGAGCTTTTGCTTCTTTTTTGGGTATGTCTAATTCTCTCACTGCTGAACTCTCGGGTGCTATACAAGCAATTGAGTTCGCCCATGAGAAGAATTGGAAGAATGTTTGGTTGGAATCGGACTCCATGTCGGTGGTTCTTGCTTTTAAACCTCCGTATAGGGTCCCGTGGGCTATTAGATCCAGATGGTTAAACTGTATTTATTTAGTTTCTAATTGGAATTTTATTGTTTCTCACATATATAGAGAAGGGAACAGTTGTGCTGATACCCTCGCTAACATAGATTTAGATTTAATTGGTACTACtcattattcttctttttttaagggtagattttgtaaagaataggcttGGTTGCCCTTTCTTTAGGTTCTCTTCTGGTTGAGAGGGTTTTGGTTTAGTCCCCTCTTTTTGTACCACTTTTTCCTGTTATTATATATCagccttatttaaaaaaaaaatctcctTTCttgttttcacattttttttatcaataatattttcCTCTAATACTTGTTTGCAAACGTGGGAAGAGAAGCAGTGGGCCAATCAAAAACCGTgtgttctttctttttcttttcaatatcTTCTGCCGCGAAATCGTTTCTCTTTGACGGCAACAACCATATCGATCACAACATCGCTAATAATTGAAGGTTCAATCTCCATGGCTGGGTCTACTTGTGCTTCTTCTTGTTGCGCCTCTGCGCTCATTCCTAAATCAACGACTCGAATTTCATCGCTCCTTAACGGCAATGCAAGTTTCGTCAATAACCGAATTTCTCGCTTTCGCGTTAGGGTTTCCATGGTTgactcttcctcttcctcctccGATTTTACCAAACGCATGGAGCAAGCCTGGTTAATCTCTCAGGTTCCTATTCCAACCTCCAATACCAATTTTATCATCACCAAATTAAATTGTAATTGTGTGATATTTTTGTcctttttttgaaatttgatttaccATAACTgttcatttttatttcaaatattcgGTTTCTGTTAAATAGTTTAGGAACAGTTACTACTGTTATATAGGTTGCATGTGGTGTAAGTCTGATTTTTGAATTCAATCTAAAAACAATTTCAAGTTCTGTTTTATACAGTATCGTTTTGTGATCATTAAGTTGTTTTGGTCATGCTTACGTCTTGAAtggaatcaaatcaaatataaacCTTGCAACGTTTATTGCATTTGAACCAATTACAtatgaaaaatgattttaaataGTCTACTATCCACGTTTATTGCATTTGAGGATGTTGCGTTGGATGTGTGTAAAGACTAGATAGAATAAGATTAGAGATGACAATATTAGAGAGACTGTCGCGTAGCATGTATAGTAGAAAAGATGGCGGAAAATAGATTTAGGTGGCTTGGGAATGTAGAGAGAAAACCTGTAGATTCTATGTTAAGCAGAGTAGATTAGATGGAGAGAAGTTAAACAACTAGCTAGAGgtagaggaagacctagaaaaactattagagaagttattaagaaagatctcgagattaaaaatttggatagaacattatggcggaaGTTGATCATGTAGCCGACCCACTTAGTAGGATaaagcttggttgttgttgtattATCCTTGCTCTCTTTGGATAAATAGCTTAATTAAATGTTTATTATATAAGTTTCTTATGTATAACCTAATCTTATAACAAAAGATAACATAAAGTTAAGTTATATATAAGCTATAAGTTGTTTGCATATACTATGCTAAGGGAAATAAGTTGAAAAGAACTTATGGATATATCATAAACTATTTCTATAAGCTCTTTCAAATAGTCTCACAAGTGTTTATTCAAGTAGATATGTTCAATCAAGTCATTCTAAACAGACCATTTATTCTTGTAATTGGCAACATATtcattgaagttttttttttaataagaattaagAACATATTACTATTAACTGATGCTGGGACAAACGAAAGAAGCTACATatgatcaaattttaaaatttatcgcTTTATTACTCACGCTCTATAACTATAGCTATAGCTTTAAAATTAGATACATTTTGATATTTATCTTTTGGCTCTTGATTTCTCCTGTCTATGCTTGCAGCAACCAAGACCAGTTGTGTGTTCATCTTGCAACTCAAAAGGGCATATTGAATGCAAATGGTGTGGAGGTACTGGTTTTTTGGTTCTTGGTGACCACATGCTTTGTGAAGTTCCATCCAGAAACACTAGTTGTATTATTTGCACTGGAGAGGTACATTTAGGAGGAATGATTAATCTGATTTCAGTTTACCTATACAACTGCCCTAACTTGTAGTGTTATTCAGTGCACTTTCAGCATAGAACAGTTTGCAAGAGACTTATTCTGTTGTTAATTTGTTGTTATTCACTCTTTAGGGATCAATGTGCTGCTCAAATTGTCAAGGAACAGGCTTTCGTGCAAAGTGGTTGGAAGAGCCTCCTACATCCTAGATGAAATAATACTACTGAAATGGTCGATATATGTTTCAAGTTGGGAGGATTGAAGTTGTAGTACGCCACTTGCTGCATCCGTCTCACTTTTCAGTATACGCTTTTTATGTTGTATTTTTCTCTGTATAATAACATGTACAAGTGTAATTGTTTTCCCAAATGAGACAGTATGCTTGAAACCACAAATGTAGGTTTCAGTTTCAAACATGTAAATGCCAAGCTTCCTATAAGAACACAGTATATGAAAGTTGTTTCATTTTGTAAGGAACAGTTCAGCTAAGTagttaaaaaattatattgattttatATATAATGTAATTTTATGCACTAATGATGTTCTTTAATTCTTTTATCTTTCTAACATTGTCAGTGTATTATTTTATTCATAATCTCTTTggtaaaaaaaagaaatacagaaaacatctttaaattttttttcttctt
Encoded proteins:
- the LOC131660697 gene encoding protein PHOTOSYSTEM I ASSEMBLY 2, chloroplastic-like → MAGSTCASSCCASALIPKSTTRISSLLNGNASFVNNRISRFRVRVSMVDSSSSSSDFTKRMEQAWLISQQPRPVVCSSCNSKGHIECKWCGGTGFLVLGDHMLCEVPSRNTSCIICTGEGSMCCSNCQGTGFRAKWLEEPPTS